In Candidatus Rokuibacteriota bacterium, a genomic segment contains:
- a CDS encoding adenylate/guanylate cyclase domain-containing protein: MICPACRHDNPERAKFCLECGQRLAAACPQCGTELPPAAKFCLECGHQLGAAEAAPASSPTVPPPGADFQARLASYTPKHLAEKILTSRSALEGERRQVTVLFTDVAGFTPLAEKLDPEDVHRIMDRCFEVITAEVHRFEGTINQYTGDGVMALFGAPIAHEDGPRRAVHAALGIQRALRDYGEELKAQGGPELQMRIGINTGLVVVGRIGDDLRMDYTAVGDTTNLAARMQQVARPGSVVVTEATHRVISSFFETLDLSEVSVKGHAPVRAWEVLRPRLRRSRFEASVERGLTPLVGRVHEVATLLERFTEVKAGRGQVVFISGDAGIGKSRLLLEFRRRMAEAGEAVTWLEGQCISFGQSIPFLPLLDQLRENFSIEEFDGEPEIIAKVEHGMRRMGQLEAYIPYVRYLLSVDPGDPAVAAMDAPARRKGVLEAMRALALRGASIRPIVFVFEDLHWIDASTEEYLNSLMGSVAGAPIMVLMTYRVGYNPPFGSRSFYTTLALHTLSEAEALDMAGLVLGTDQFPVELKAALLDKAEGVPLFVEEVAKTLLDLGVLRRENGGLRMVKGVGEVSVPETIHDIIMARLDRLGDDGKRTVQLASVIGRQFLKRLLERIAGLTGKLEGLLQELKALEIIYEQGLLPEPAYIFKHAVIQDVAYSSLLKERRRELHRAVGGAIEELYPDRLADHYQELAHHFVSGEDWPKAFEFLVRSGDRAKDAFANQSALDAYAKALDISGRVSPPLAPKRIMEIYQRRGQIWRLMSRPAEAIAEFNRMLAMAREAGDRFAEAQALVDLSLAHYLTFSAEHVPQTKAFAEEAFRIGREIGDEEAVAKSLCYLGLLYQMEGDLVKGDEKLEESLRISEARGFKDAIAQNLTWLGAHAHWRAEFHKAIPLCRRGEETARENHDGLSELIALAFRCLALVGLGEHAQGLAVINQGLSLARDRETAWVTGRLTNSLGWLYQELGDFRRATELNRESQEMGHRIKNQNVEVSALINTGYDHLHLDETGKALAVPEDSLVRVEKSGFGAHRWRWAMHLATYLAETLLALGEPEKALLQVEKALVQARATSSLKYVGKAHLLRGRIASVAHDWTRAEVDLREALGIARRIEYPNLIWQSAHSLALALAARAAGDRVARGKGDDATAVAALAADTIHAIAERAPEAALRETFLAWRPVQIALENLERLRRI, from the coding sequence ATGATCTGCCCAGCCTGCCGCCACGACAACCCCGAGCGCGCCAAGTTCTGCCTCGAGTGCGGCCAGCGTTTGGCGGCTGCATGTCCGCAGTGCGGGACCGAGCTGCCGCCGGCGGCGAAGTTTTGCCTCGAGTGCGGCCATCAGCTCGGTGCGGCCGAGGCCGCGCCGGCGTCCTCACCGACCGTGCCACCTCCGGGAGCGGATTTCCAGGCCCGTCTTGCTTCGTACACGCCCAAGCACCTGGCCGAGAAGATCCTGACGAGCCGCTCGGCCCTCGAGGGCGAGCGGCGGCAGGTGACCGTGCTCTTTACCGACGTCGCCGGCTTCACGCCGCTGGCCGAGAAGCTCGACCCCGAGGACGTGCATCGCATCATGGATCGGTGTTTCGAGGTGATCACGGCAGAGGTCCACCGCTTCGAGGGCACCATCAACCAGTACACGGGCGACGGGGTGATGGCGTTGTTCGGCGCCCCGATCGCCCACGAGGATGGGCCGCGGCGGGCTGTCCACGCCGCGCTTGGGATCCAGCGGGCGCTCAGAGACTACGGGGAGGAGCTGAAGGCCCAGGGCGGCCCGGAACTCCAGATGCGGATCGGAATCAACACCGGGCTCGTGGTGGTGGGCCGGATCGGCGACGACCTGCGCATGGACTACACCGCGGTCGGCGACACGACGAACCTGGCGGCGCGGATGCAGCAAGTCGCGCGGCCAGGGAGCGTGGTCGTCACCGAGGCGACCCACCGGGTGATCTCGTCGTTCTTCGAGACCCTCGACCTCAGCGAGGTGAGCGTCAAGGGCCACGCTCCGGTCCGGGCCTGGGAAGTGCTGCGGCCCAGGCTGCGGCGGTCGCGCTTCGAGGCATCCGTGGAGCGCGGACTCACGCCGCTGGTGGGTCGGGTTCACGAGGTCGCCACCTTGCTCGAGCGCTTCACCGAGGTCAAGGCCGGGCGGGGGCAGGTGGTCTTTATCTCGGGCGACGCCGGTATCGGCAAGTCACGGCTGCTGCTCGAGTTCCGCCGGCGGATGGCCGAGGCGGGCGAGGCCGTCACGTGGCTGGAGGGCCAGTGCATCTCCTTCGGCCAGTCCATCCCGTTTCTGCCGCTCCTCGACCAGCTTCGGGAGAATTTCAGCATCGAGGAGTTCGACGGCGAGCCCGAGATCATCGCCAAGGTCGAGCACGGCATGCGGCGCATGGGGCAGCTCGAGGCGTATATCCCGTACGTGCGGTACCTGCTGTCCGTGGACCCGGGCGATCCGGCTGTCGCCGCGATGGACGCGCCCGCCAGGCGGAAGGGGGTGCTGGAGGCCATGCGCGCGTTGGCGCTGCGGGGAGCGTCCATTCGGCCTATCGTATTCGTGTTCGAGGACCTCCACTGGATCGACGCCAGCACGGAGGAGTATCTCAACTCGCTCATGGGCTCGGTGGCCGGCGCGCCGATCATGGTCCTCATGACCTACCGGGTCGGGTACAACCCGCCCTTCGGGAGCCGCAGCTTCTACACGACCCTCGCCCTGCACACGCTCTCGGAGGCCGAGGCCCTGGACATGGCTGGCCTCGTGCTGGGCACGGACCAGTTCCCGGTGGAGCTCAAGGCCGCCCTCCTGGACAAGGCCGAGGGCGTGCCGCTCTTCGTCGAGGAGGTGGCGAAGACGCTCCTCGATCTCGGCGTCCTGAGGCGCGAGAACGGCGGCCTCCGGATGGTCAAGGGGGTGGGCGAGGTGAGCGTGCCCGAGACCATCCACGACATCATTATGGCTCGCCTCGACCGGCTTGGGGACGACGGCAAGCGCACCGTCCAGCTCGCGTCGGTGATCGGTCGCCAGTTCCTCAAGCGGCTACTGGAGCGCATCGCCGGGCTGACCGGAAAGCTCGAGGGGCTCCTCCAGGAGCTGAAGGCGCTCGAGATCATCTACGAGCAGGGGCTGCTGCCCGAGCCTGCCTACATCTTCAAGCACGCCGTGATCCAGGACGTGGCCTACAGCAGCCTCCTGAAAGAGCGCCGGAGGGAGCTGCACCGGGCTGTCGGCGGCGCCATCGAGGAGCTGTACCCCGACCGGCTGGCCGACCACTATCAGGAGCTGGCCCACCACTTCGTCAGCGGCGAGGACTGGCCGAAGGCCTTCGAGTTCCTGGTCCGATCGGGCGATCGGGCGAAGGATGCCTTCGCCAACCAGTCGGCTCTCGACGCTTATGCGAAAGCCCTCGATATCTCCGGACGCGTCTCGCCGCCGCTGGCGCCGAAGCGGATCATGGAAATCTACCAGCGGCGTGGACAGATCTGGCGGTTGATGAGCCGACCCGCGGAGGCCATCGCGGAGTTCAACAGGATGCTCGCGATGGCCCGGGAGGCGGGCGACCGCTTTGCTGAAGCCCAGGCCCTCGTGGACCTTTCCCTCGCTCACTATCTGACCTTCTCTGCCGAGCACGTGCCGCAGACCAAGGCCTTCGCCGAAGAAGCGTTCCGCATCGGTCGCGAGATCGGCGACGAGGAGGCGGTGGCCAAGAGCCTGTGCTACCTCGGGCTCCTCTATCAGATGGAAGGCGATCTCGTGAAGGGGGATGAGAAGCTCGAGGAGTCGCTCCGCATCAGCGAGGCCCGCGGCTTCAAAGATGCCATCGCGCAGAACCTCACCTGGCTCGGAGCCCACGCCCACTGGCGCGCCGAGTTCCACAAGGCGATCCCGCTCTGCCGCCGGGGGGAGGAGACGGCCCGCGAGAACCACGACGGCCTCTCCGAGCTGATCGCGCTGGCCTTCCGCTGTCTCGCCCTGGTCGGGCTGGGCGAGCACGCCCAGGGGCTGGCCGTTATCAACCAGGGGCTGAGCCTGGCGCGGGACCGCGAGACAGCCTGGGTGACGGGGCGCCTGACGAACTCGTTGGGATGGCTCTACCAGGAACTGGGCGACTTCCGTCGCGCGACCGAGCTCAACCGCGAAAGCCAGGAGATGGGGCACCGGATCAAGAACCAGAACGTGGAGGTGAGCGCCCTCATCAACACCGGATACGACCACCTCCACCTTGACGAAACCGGCAAGGCGCTGGCGGTGCCCGAGGACAGCCTCGTCCGCGTGGAGAAGTCCGGCTTCGGCGCCCACCGGTGGCGCTGGGCCATGCACCTGGCGACGTACTTGGCCGAGACCTTGCTGGCCCTCGGTGAGCCCGAGAAGGCGCTGCTGCAGGTGGAGAAGGCGCTGGTCCAGGCGCGCGCGACGAGCTCGCTCAAGTACGTGGGCAAGGCCCATTTGCTGCGGGGCCGGATCGCTTCTGTGGCACACGACTGGACACGGGCCGAGGTCGACCTCCGCGAGGCGCTAGGGATCGCGCGGCGCATCGAGTACCCGAACCTCATCTGGCAGTCGGCCCACAGCTTGGCCCTAGCCCTGGCGGCCCGGGCCGCCGGCGATCGCGTGGCGAGGGGCAAGGGGGACGATGCCACGGCAGTGGCCGCGCTGGCTGCCGACACGATCCATGCGATCGCCGAGCGGGCGCCCGAGGCCGCCCTGCGGGAGACCTTCCTCGCCTGGCGGCCCGTCCAGATCGCCCTCGAAAACTTGGAACGGCTGAGAAGGATCTAA
- the larC gene encoding nickel pincer cofactor biosynthesis protein LarC → MRIAYFDCPSGAAGDMIMGALVDAGVPFEALQGELAKLRLPGFTLERREVMKGAFRATKVDVHVHDHSHTRPDAGHSHAHPHDEHHHPDRNLGAILELIAASGLDAPVKDRAGRIFTRLAHAEARVHGTTVDQVHFHDVGAVDAIVDVVGACVGLHLLGVDAVHCSALPVGGGFVTGAHGRMAIPGPGTAELLKGFPVVDTGVRRELVTPTGAAILTTLSVSAGAMPAMTVEAVGYGAGTMDLETPNLVRVFLGQATGPAGRETIVQVETTVDDMQPQLWEAVMERLFESGALDVYLTPVTMKKSRPGIVLTALCAPDRVTELSRVLFEESPTIGVRWTAYQRERLDRETVTLATAYGPVPFKVSRLAGRVVTATPEFAEVRRIAKEKGLPVREVLDQARADGRRLLQP, encoded by the coding sequence GTGCGCATCGCCTACTTCGACTGTCCGAGCGGCGCCGCGGGAGACATGATCATGGGCGCCCTCGTCGATGCGGGGGTACCCTTCGAGGCGCTCCAGGGCGAGCTCGCCAAGCTCCGGCTGCCGGGTTTCACGCTCGAGCGGCGCGAGGTAATGAAGGGCGCCTTCCGCGCCACGAAGGTGGACGTCCACGTTCACGATCACTCTCACACGCGCCCGGATGCCGGGCACTCGCACGCGCATCCGCACGACGAGCACCACCACCCGGATAGAAACCTCGGCGCGATCCTCGAGCTCATCGCGGCGAGCGGGCTCGACGCGCCAGTGAAAGACCGGGCGGGGCGGATCTTCACGAGGCTCGCGCACGCCGAGGCTCGCGTTCACGGGACGACCGTGGACCAAGTCCACTTCCACGACGTGGGGGCGGTGGACGCCATCGTAGACGTGGTGGGCGCGTGCGTCGGCCTCCATCTCCTCGGCGTGGACGCCGTTCACTGCTCGGCGCTGCCGGTGGGCGGAGGCTTCGTCACGGGGGCGCATGGGCGCATGGCCATCCCGGGTCCCGGCACGGCCGAGCTCCTCAAGGGTTTCCCCGTGGTGGACACGGGAGTGAGGCGCGAGCTCGTGACGCCGACGGGCGCGGCCATCCTTACGACGCTGTCGGTGTCGGCCGGGGCGATGCCGGCCATGACGGTGGAGGCGGTGGGCTACGGCGCCGGGACCATGGACCTGGAGACCCCGAACCTCGTCCGCGTATTCCTGGGCCAGGCGACAGGGCCCGCCGGGCGCGAAACCATCGTGCAGGTCGAGACGACAGTGGATGACATGCAGCCGCAGCTCTGGGAGGCCGTAATGGAACGGCTCTTCGAGTCGGGCGCCCTCGATGTCTACCTGACGCCGGTCACGATGAAAAAGAGCCGGCCCGGCATAGTCTTGACGGCCCTCTGCGCCCCCGACCGCGTGACCGAGCTCTCGCGCGTTCTCTTCGAGGAGTCGCCGACCATCGGCGTGCGCTGGACGGCCTACCAGCGAGAGCGGCTCGACCGCGAGACCGTTACCCTCGCGACCGCCTACGGCCCCGTGCCCTTCAAGGTGTCGCGGCTCGCCGGGCGGGTGGTGACCGCGACGCCCGAGTTCGCCGAGGTCCGCCGCATCGCGAAGGAGAAGGGACTGCCGGTCCGCGAGGTCCTTGACCAGGCGCGGGCCGACGGTCGGCGGCTGCTCCAGCCATGA
- the larB gene encoding nickel pincer cofactor biosynthesis protein LarB, which translates to MDKEKVRQLLESVARGTLQPDQALARLRDLPVDDLRFARVDLHRSLRHGVPEAVFCQGKTPEQVVAIVRRLAESHDNILATRAEPAVIDALTVSGLECAVHTDARLVVVKPLGHAGVGLIMVVSAGTSDLPVAEEAAVTAEAMGNRVERLYDCGVAGLHRLVPHLDRLNEANVIIAVAGMEGALPSVIGGLVDRPVIAVPTSVGYGASFGGVAALLAMLNSCAPGVSVVNIDNGYGAAAQANQINKLASKVR; encoded by the coding sequence ATGGATAAAGAAAAAGTAAGGCAGCTCCTCGAGTCGGTCGCGAGAGGAACGCTCCAGCCAGACCAGGCGCTGGCGCGGCTCCGCGATCTGCCCGTCGACGACCTCCGCTTCGCCCGCGTGGATTTGCATCGCTCGCTGCGGCACGGCGTGCCGGAGGCCGTGTTCTGCCAGGGCAAGACTCCCGAGCAGGTGGTGGCCATCGTCAGGCGCCTCGCTGAGAGTCACGACAACATTCTGGCGACGCGTGCGGAGCCGGCGGTGATCGACGCCCTGACGGTCTCCGGGCTCGAGTGCGCGGTTCACACGGACGCACGGCTGGTCGTTGTCAAGCCACTGGGCCACGCGGGCGTCGGACTCATCATGGTTGTGAGTGCCGGCACTTCGGATCTGCCCGTGGCCGAGGAGGCCGCGGTAACGGCGGAGGCGATGGGCAACCGCGTCGAGCGGCTCTATGACTGCGGCGTGGCCGGACTCCACCGCCTCGTCCCGCACCTCGACCGGCTCAACGAGGCCAACGTGATCATCGCCGTGGCGGGCATGGAGGGCGCTCTGCCGAGCGTGATCGGCGGCCTCGTGGACCGGCCGGTGATCGCGGTGCCGACGAGCGTGGGCTACGGCGCCTCCTTCGGCGGGGTGGCGGCGCTGCTGGCCATGCTCAACTCGTGCGCGCCGGGGGTGTCGGTGGTCAACATAGACAACGGCTACGGCGCTGCCGCCCAAGCCAACCAGATCAACAAGCTCGCCTCCAAGGTCCGCTGA
- the larE gene encoding ATP-dependent sacrificial sulfur transferase LarE, with protein MDAALAAKHESLLGIIRGMGQVLVAFSGGVDSTFLARAAREALGDRVVLVTADSETYPASELDETRRLADLLGMRHLVVKTRELDNPQYALNSPNRCFFCKEELFAKLGPIARQHGDAIMVYGANMDDLGDHRPGMDAAKAAGVRAPLIEAGMWKEEIRALSRELGLPTWDKPSFACLSSRFQYGEAITPEKLRLIDAAEAFIRSLGFRQFRVRHHDRLARLELPPEEMGRLFEDGRHEAIVKRFRELGYLYVTLDLQGFRSGSANEALAWIKKK; from the coding sequence GTGGACGCCGCGCTTGCCGCGAAGCACGAAAGCCTCCTCGGGATCATCCGGGGGATGGGCCAGGTCCTCGTGGCGTTCTCAGGCGGTGTGGACTCGACCTTCCTCGCGCGCGCGGCGCGGGAGGCCCTCGGTGACCGCGTCGTGCTGGTCACGGCGGATTCCGAGACGTATCCCGCCTCGGAGCTCGACGAGACACGGCGGCTCGCGGATCTGCTCGGCATGCGGCATCTGGTGGTCAAGACTCGCGAGCTGGACAATCCGCAGTACGCGCTGAATTCTCCCAATCGCTGCTTCTTCTGCAAGGAGGAGCTTTTCGCGAAGCTCGGCCCGATCGCGCGACAGCACGGCGACGCGATCATGGTCTACGGCGCCAACATGGACGACCTGGGCGACCATCGGCCGGGCATGGACGCGGCCAAGGCGGCCGGCGTGAGGGCCCCCCTGATCGAAGCCGGGATGTGGAAGGAAGAGATCCGGGCGCTCTCCCGCGAGCTTGGGCTGCCGACCTGGGATAAGCCCTCCTTCGCGTGTCTGTCCTCCCGCTTCCAGTACGGTGAAGCCATCACCCCCGAGAAGCTCAGGCTCATTGACGCGGCCGAAGCCTTCATCCGGAGCCTCGGCTTCCGTCAGTTTCGGGTGCGGCACCACGACAGGCTGGCGCGCCTCGAGCTGCCGCCGGAAGAGATGGGGCGGCTCTTCGAGGACGGGCGGCACGAGGCGATCGTGAAGCGCTTTCGCGAGCTGGGCTATCTCTACGTCACGCTGGACCTCCAGGGGTTCCGGAGCGGCAGCGCGAACGAGGCACTGGCATGGATAAAGAAAAAGTAA
- a CDS encoding PfkB family carbohydrate kinase: protein MADLVVVGSVALDSVKTPFGKVTEALGGSATYFSYAASFFTQVRVVGAVGTDFPKEHLELLRGRGVDVTALEVLAGQKTFRWTGEYGFDLNEARTLDVQLNAFAAFKPNLGPVHRKARFLFLANIDPVLQLGVLEQMERPALTALDTMNFWIEGKRVDLLRVLARADVLLINDAEARMLAGEPNLIKAARTIGEMGPRTVVIKRGEYGALLVSSGQYFFAPAFPLEAVFDPTGAGDTFAGGFMGYLAQQDATDPASLRRAMVRGAAMASFTVEDFSLERLKRLERREIEERLLAFAEMVRLEG, encoded by the coding sequence GTGGCTGATCTCGTGGTCGTGGGCTCGGTGGCGCTCGACAGCGTCAAGACGCCGTTCGGCAAGGTGACCGAGGCGCTGGGCGGCTCGGCGACGTATTTCTCCTACGCGGCGAGCTTCTTCACCCAGGTGCGCGTGGTGGGTGCCGTGGGCACGGACTTCCCGAAGGAGCACCTCGAGTTGCTGAGGGGACGAGGCGTGGACGTCACGGCGCTCGAGGTGTTGGCAGGCCAGAAGACGTTCCGGTGGACGGGGGAGTACGGCTTCGACCTCAACGAGGCGCGGACGCTCGACGTGCAGCTGAATGCCTTCGCGGCTTTCAAGCCGAATCTCGGGCCGGTGCACCGGAAGGCGCGCTTCCTGTTCCTCGCGAACATCGATCCGGTCCTCCAGCTGGGGGTCCTCGAGCAGATGGAGCGGCCCGCGCTCACCGCGCTCGACACCATGAACTTCTGGATCGAGGGTAAGCGGGTGGACCTCCTCCGCGTGCTGGCGCGGGCGGACGTCCTGCTCATCAACGACGCCGAGGCGCGCATGCTGGCGGGCGAGCCCAACCTGATCAAGGCGGCGCGGACGATCGGCGAGATGGGCCCCCGGACCGTGGTGATCAAGCGCGGCGAATACGGCGCCCTCCTGGTGTCGAGCGGCCAGTACTTCTTCGCTCCGGCTTTCCCGCTCGAGGCCGTCTTCGACCCGACCGGTGCGGGGGACACCTTCGCCGGCGGCTTCATGGGTTACCTCGCGCAGCAGGACGCCACGGACCCGGCCTCCCTCCGGCGGGCCATGGTGAGGGGAGCCGCCATGGCCTCCTTCACGGTGGAAGATTTCTCGCTGGAGAGGCTCAAGCGACTGGAGCGGCGCGAGATCGAGGAACGGCTCCTGGCCTTCGCAGAGATGGTCCGCCTGGAGGGGTAG
- the mtnP gene encoding S-methyl-5'-thioadenosine phosphorylase — translation MSPPRAASELTVGVIGGSGLYEMEGLEDIRWVKVRTPFGDPSDAYCTGRFGGRRVIFLPRHGRGHRLTPSELNYRANIYGMKKLGAQALVSISAVGSMKEDIHPLELVVPDQFYDHTRRRVGSFFGEGIVAHVGMAHPVCAGVAAALAQAGRDVGARVHRGGTYICIEGPHFSTKGESEIYRRWGVSIIGMTNMPEAKLAREAELCYATLALVTDYDVWHEEHDAVTVEAVVANLMKNVATAKEVLRRVISRIPASCGQGCPDALRSAVITDPKAFPPKVRKRLGFLLDKYFPAARKGPRRG, via the coding sequence GTGAGCCCGCCCCGAGCCGCGAGCGAGCTGACCGTCGGGGTCATCGGCGGCAGCGGGCTGTACGAGATGGAGGGGCTGGAGGACATCCGCTGGGTCAAGGTCCGGACCCCGTTCGGTGATCCTTCGGACGCCTACTGCACCGGCCGGTTCGGCGGCCGGCGCGTGATCTTCCTGCCGCGTCACGGCCGCGGCCATCGGCTGACTCCATCGGAGCTCAACTACCGGGCCAACATCTACGGCATGAAGAAGCTCGGCGCCCAGGCACTCGTCTCCATCAGCGCGGTGGGCAGCATGAAGGAGGATATCCATCCTCTGGAGCTCGTTGTGCCCGACCAGTTCTACGACCACACCAGGCGCCGGGTCGGGTCCTTCTTCGGGGAGGGGATCGTGGCCCATGTCGGCATGGCCCACCCCGTGTGCGCCGGGGTTGCGGCGGCGCTGGCGCAGGCTGGGCGCGACGTGGGCGCCCGGGTCCACCGGGGCGGCACGTACATCTGCATCGAGGGTCCGCACTTCTCGACCAAGGGCGAGTCGGAGATCTACCGCCGCTGGGGCGTGTCGATCATCGGCATGACCAACATGCCGGAGGCCAAGCTCGCGCGCGAGGCCGAGCTGTGCTACGCGACGCTGGCCCTCGTGACGGACTACGACGTGTGGCACGAGGAGCACGACGCCGTGACCGTGGAGGCGGTGGTCGCCAACCTGATGAAGAACGTCGCGACGGCCAAGGAGGTCCTCCGCCGCGTGATCTCCCGCATTCCCGCCTCGTGCGGCCAGGGCTGTCCGGACGCGCTCCGGAGCGCTGTCATCACGGATCCCAAGGCTTTCCCGCCGAAAGTCCGGAAGCGCCTCGGCTTCCTGCTCGACAAGTACTTCCCGGCCGCACGGAAAGGACCCCGGCGTGGCTGA
- the mtaB gene encoding tRNA (N(6)-L-threonylcarbamoyladenosine(37)-C(2))-methylthiotransferase MtaB produces the protein MSGGQLANSRTVGFATLGCRLNQVESQEMRALVEQAGYRAVEEGAPAHVYVVNTCTVTSRADFSDRQAIRRITRANPDALVVVTGCLAQTDPEALARMPGVDLVLGNQEKYRLPELLDSLVKRDRPEVRVGPIADAREVPAAPVHRMSGRSRAFVKIQDGCQHRCAFCIVPAARGGSRSQEPKVLVEQLEALVGAGYGEITLTGVDIGHYGWDLLPRTSLALLVTRLAEVPGLRWLRLSSVLPSYFTPELIQAVTMLPVVAPHLHLPLQSGSDRVLRLMRRPYNTTMYRTLAERLAAAIPDLGLGADVIVGHPGEEEADFEATMALVGELPLSYLHVFAYSDRKGTEGAKMGHRVAASAIRERSSRLRALGVDKGVAFRRALLGRAVEVLVLEERQADGGLTGLTSNYVEVSFAGPEGLGRRFATVRLTETDRRGARGVLEAA, from the coding sequence ATGAGCGGCGGCCAACTGGCTAATTCAAGGACGGTCGGTTTCGCCACGCTCGGCTGCCGGCTCAACCAGGTCGAGTCCCAGGAGATGCGGGCGCTCGTCGAGCAGGCCGGGTACCGGGCGGTGGAGGAAGGCGCTCCGGCCCACGTCTATGTCGTCAACACGTGCACGGTCACCAGCCGTGCCGACTTCTCCGACCGGCAGGCGATCCGGCGCATCACGCGCGCCAACCCTGACGCGCTCGTCGTCGTCACCGGCTGCCTGGCCCAGACCGACCCGGAGGCGCTCGCCCGCATGCCCGGCGTCGACCTCGTCCTCGGCAACCAGGAGAAATACCGGCTGCCCGAGCTGCTCGACTCTCTCGTCAAGCGGGACCGGCCGGAGGTGCGGGTCGGGCCGATCGCCGATGCCCGCGAGGTGCCCGCGGCGCCAGTCCACCGCATGAGCGGGCGATCGCGCGCCTTCGTCAAGATTCAGGACGGCTGCCAGCATCGATGCGCCTTCTGTATCGTGCCGGCGGCCCGCGGCGGGAGCCGGAGCCAGGAGCCGAAGGTCCTCGTGGAGCAGCTCGAGGCGCTGGTCGGGGCGGGCTACGGCGAGATCACGCTCACAGGGGTGGACATCGGCCACTACGGTTGGGACCTCTTGCCCCGGACGAGCCTGGCGCTCCTGGTGACGCGGCTCGCGGAGGTCCCAGGCCTGCGTTGGCTCAGGCTCTCCTCGGTGCTGCCGTCCTACTTCACACCGGAGCTCATCCAGGCTGTCACGATGCTCCCGGTCGTCGCGCCGCACCTGCACCTGCCGCTTCAAAGCGGCAGCGACCGGGTCCTTCGGCTCATGCGCCGGCCGTACAATACGACCATGTACCGGACGCTCGCCGAGCGGCTCGCGGCGGCCATCCCCGACCTTGGGCTCGGCGCGGACGTCATCGTCGGACACCCGGGCGAGGAGGAGGCCGACTTCGAGGCGACGATGGCCCTCGTCGGGGAGCTGCCGCTCTCCTACCTTCACGTCTTCGCGTACTCGGACCGCAAGGGCACGGAAGGGGCGAAGATGGGGCACCGCGTGGCGGCCTCAGCGATCCGCGAGCGCAGCAGCAGGCTCCGCGCGCTCGGTGTCGACAAGGGCGTGGCCTTCAGGCGAGCACTGCTGGGGCGCGCCGTCGAGGTGCTGGTGCTCGAGGAGCGCCAGGCGGACGGCGGGCTGACCGGGCTGACATCCAACTACGTCGAGGTGAGCTTCGCCGGGCCCGAGGGGTTGGGGCGGCGCTTCGCGACCGTGCGGCTGACGGAAACCGACCGCCGTGGCGCGCGCGGCGTCCTGGAAGCGGCGTGA
- the rlmN gene encoding 23S rRNA (adenine(2503)-C(2))-methyltransferase RlmN, producing the protein MSRLNLLDLLPSELEDLAESLCAPRYRGRQIASWLYGKGATDIEAMSDLPRDFRAALGGRATVAVPQIERRTPSQDGSQKLVLTLEDGARIQSVLMPDRDRLTLCVSTQIGCGFACAFCLTGTMGLERNLTAGEIVGQVLAARATLGSGERITHIVYMGMGEPLANYAATVQSLRILTDPKAFGFSPRRITVSTVGLVGGIERLAKENLKVNLAISLHATSNEIRDRIMPVNKGFAIEELLEACRRFPVAFRQRITFEYVLLEGVNDAPEDARRLVRLLKGIRAKINLIPFNDWEDSGFQRPALHRIMGFQELLLEHGIRATVRWSKGEDIGAACGQLKEAVEV; encoded by the coding sequence ATGTCCCGCCTGAACCTGCTCGACCTCCTGCCCTCGGAGCTCGAAGATCTCGCTGAGTCGCTCTGCGCGCCCCGGTATCGGGGCCGCCAGATTGCCTCGTGGCTCTACGGAAAGGGCGCCACGGACATTGAGGCCATGTCCGACCTGCCTCGGGACTTCCGGGCGGCCTTGGGTGGGAGGGCGACGGTGGCGGTGCCTCAGATCGAGAGGCGAACGCCTTCCCAGGACGGCAGCCAGAAGCTCGTGCTGACCCTGGAGGACGGCGCCCGCATCCAGTCGGTCCTCATGCCCGACCGCGACCGCCTGACCCTGTGCGTCTCGACCCAGATCGGCTGCGGTTTCGCGTGCGCCTTCTGCCTGACCGGCACCATGGGGCTCGAGCGCAACCTCACGGCAGGGGAGATCGTGGGGCAGGTCCTGGCGGCGCGCGCGACGCTCGGGTCCGGGGAGCGCATCACCCACATCGTCTATATGGGCATGGGCGAGCCGCTGGCCAACTACGCCGCGACCGTCCAGTCTCTCCGGATCCTGACCGATCCCAAGGCCTTCGGCTTCTCGCCCCGCCGGATCACCGTCTCGACCGTCGGGCTCGTCGGCGGGATCGAGCGCCTCGCCAAGGAGAACCTCAAGGTCAACCTGGCTATCTCGCTCCACGCGACCAGCAACGAGATCCGCGACAGGATCATGCCGGTGAACAAGGGCTTCGCTATTGAGGAACTGCTCGAGGCCTGCCGCCGCTTCCCCGTTGCCTTCCGCCAGCGCATCACCTTCGAGTACGTCCTGCTCGAGGGCGTCAACGACGCTCCAGAGGACGCGCGCCGGCTGGTGCGGCTGCTCAAGGGCATCCGGGCGAAGATCAACCTGATCCCCTTCAACGACTGGGAGGACTCGGGCTTCCAGCGCCCGGCGCTCCACCGGATCATGGGCTTTCAGGAGCTCCTGCTCGAGCACGGCATCCGGGCGACCGTTAGGTGGAGCAAGGGCGAGGATATCGGGGCGGCCTGCGGGCAGCTCAAGGAGGCAGTCGAAGTATGA